The nucleotide sequence CGAGATGCTTGGTGAAGATAGACCTGGTAATATCAAAACAGTATCTATGGGatttgaagaagaaaaattaaCAAAGTATTATTTTAAGACTTTACATCAGTGGTACCTGACACCATCAATGGTACCTGCCACCAATATCAACTATCTCGGAACTGTGATCGGCAAGCAAGGCTTTCTTGTTGGTGCTGTCATGGGGGGGGTGCGTGGTGCAGTGACCTGTGACGggtccttttcagtggtggttcctcagtttgtggaacactctcccaagTATCTCTCTTCttcattactgactttcaggaggaatttttatccaggcatttgatggctaaaagaTACTGTTACTGGCAACCCTGAAATCTTGCTGAGAGAATGCGATCGTTTTTAcctgttttagatttttttaactgtttttagaatttttttaatgatattgttatcaatgcgtttgctgccctgggtttctttggggaaaagaatgggatataaattgaataattatAGCAACAGTAAAAAGTTGTCACATGACAAGTGTTGGGAGATGTGATCCCCAAGAGGATTGTTCTTAGGATGTTGAAACCTTCAATGTTTGTAAGTAGTAAATTTTAGACTATATTAAACAAATTACTGGATATGAGACTCTGAGGAacccaataaacatattttgaatTATTTGGAAGGAAGTGTGGATGATGCCAATGTGGAAATGGTCACCAACctcccaacagcagcaacaatgttGATTTCAGTACACTGGAAATAAAGACACGCACACCTGCCCCTGCTTTGCCACAAAATGAAGGAGTAGTGGTAATCTCTACCTGCCCAGGCGAGAGATGGTGAGGAGGCCCCAATGGGAGCTGGGAGGAAGGCTGATAATATGGGCAAGTTACTACGGTGAAGTCCATCTTGCCTTGGTGAAAGGGAGATCAATTGACCTTGTCCATGGTGTATTTTAAGATTTATTCTCTCTGTTGTTTAAGCTACAAacacaaaaagagccctgctggatcagaccaaatgcccatctagcCCAACGTTCTGTTTCcatcagtggcccaccagatgtctgTAGGGAGTCTGCAAGCGGAACAAGAGGGCAATAGCCCCAATCTCACTTTTGGACTGGGGAGGTTTATTTTTATATAAAGTTGTATGGATTCATAATTTTTTTTACTATCCATTTACATCATGGTTATTAATTTTAAATAACAGTTATATTTCCTGCTGTGCATTTGATATGTTGTATACTGCTTTGGGCTCAAACTTatggaaaagcggcatacaaataagcaCATAATGATGATGGAGCCAAAGTTGCTGATGTTCCACCCCTAGCTAAGTTCAAAATACGCTTTCTGCTGAGCAGAGGCCTAGAAGATGCTGGAATGTCTGTCTAGACTCAACAGAAAGATCTCAGATTTTATTTTTCCATACTGTATGTTTATTTCGGGGTGGGGAACTTCCAAGTCTGGGGAGGACGAAACATGGCCCTCCAaatctatctggccctcagaattctcctcaagccacacacctcactggccctgcttcacactctccttgtgtgtttttgcttggctgaaatgtgCCATTGAATTCTGCtaatgcctggatggaggatagagagaggggtctgtgagtgtgtgtagaaactagtatacaaaggtaaaatgaacatttgttgctttgcccacttttgcctctggccctgcccactattGACATGTGACCCTTGgaagcttgcccagaagggaatggttCCTCATCTCCGATTCATACTGTGCCTCTCTTGTATCAGAGTCACGATTCCATGAAAGCTCAGAGCACTGAACAGGTTTCCAGGGTGATGGGCGGTTTCACTATTTCTCGCCTGCATGGGTCCTCTCATGTATCACAAGATGTGACCGCTGATTGAAGCTTTTGCCACAGTCTAAGCACTTGTATGGTTTTTCCCCCGTATGGCTTCTCTCGTGGATAATGCTGTAGGACCGCTGGTTGAAACTCTTCCCACAGTGCAAGCATTTGTACGGCTTCTCCCCCGTATGGATCCTCTTGTGCTCTATCAGGGCCGAACTCCGGCTGAAGCTTTTCCGGCAGTCCGGACAATTGTAGGGCTTCTCTCCAGTGTGCATCCTCTCGTGCCTGATCAGGTGCGACTTCTGACGGAAGCTTTTCCCGCAGTCGCAGCATTCGtacggcttctcccctgtgtgcgtCCTCTCGTGTTGGCTCAGGCTGGACCTGAAAcagaagcttttcccacactggGGGCACTTGTATGGCTTCTCTCCCGTGTGGATTCTTTGGTGTTTGATAAGTTTGGAGCTCTCATTAAAGGACTTCCCACAGTCTGAGCAAGTGTACGGCTTCTCTTCTGAATGGGATCTCTCGTGTTTAATGAGGCTCGACCTGTGATTGAAGCACTTCCCACAGTCCAAACACTTATAAGGCTTCTCGCCGGTATGTATTATTTTATGTGCCATCAGCCATGAGCTCTGGCTGAAACATTTGCCACAGTCcaaacaagcatatggtttctcccctgtgtgggttctctcaTGTGCCATAAGATTTGCTCTGCGATTGAAGCTTTTCCCGCAATCCGAGCACCtgtaaggtttctctcctgtatgggttCTCTCATGTGTGATGATGTGGGATCTCTGGCTGAAGCTCTTACTGCACACTGAACATTTGTATGGTTTTTCACCTGTGTGGGTCCTCTCATGCCTGACAAGGTAGGATCGCTGCTTGAAGCTTTCCCCACAAAAAGAGCATTTGTAGGACTTGTCCTCCAAGTCAACTTTCTGATAATTCAGGTGGTCTAAGCTCTTGCAGATGCCTCTTGCACAGTCTTTATCTATTTCTCCAGGATCATTTTCCTGCCGAGTCACAGGTATCTCAGGAAACTGATCCATATTCCATTCCCCATTGAATCCCACATGCTCAGGTCTCTCCACCTGAAGATTCTCTtcattctctctcactttttcatCGCCTGCTGGAAATAAAATAGAGAATTATGAAATGAGGTCATATACTCTGTACAAGGACGCTGCCACATGTCTCACCACTTTCAGAGATATGGTTGGTGGAGACATAGGAGGGGGCATTTTTGgtagctttggaactcccttgcaTCAGGATGCCTGCCTGGCCCCCACCTTATAGGCCAGGAGTTGCCAACGCAGCACCTGTGGGAACCAATATTTCCACTAGTGTCTCCTGTGCCACTTGTGAAAGGCCTCAGTACATATCCCTTcagaaatccacaatgcatgagagactgtATGCTCTTCCCGATCTGTTCCTGCTTACACAGGTTTGGCCTCTCCTACAtgcccccatgacagccatttttgaCTGGTATCCATGACACTTGTTTTCCCTGATCTTTTGCCTGGAAatatttttactttgttttagTTTCTTgttctgttatttttattaacattgtTTCTTTAATCGCATTCGGAAATTCTCATCATCAGTTGTCGCAGACTGAGTGCTCCTTGCTTATAATCTCAGAGAACATGGGAATCAGTAGAAGGCTCGGGAACAGCCAAGAACACAGGTAAGGTCGCCAGGTGCAAAAGAGGAGACACCCCCTGCACCTTTAAGGATTGTGTAGATGAGACAGTTTCAACAGGTTATCATGGAAGCTACACCCTGCTGAAACTCCATATCCTACACAAAtgttaaaggtgcagaagccctCTCTTCTTCTGCATCTGGACACCCTAAAACCAGAAGATggtctatattattattattatttattaaatttacatcctgcccttcctcccaaagggagctcagggcatcaaacagatgataaagcactaaaaacatctcaataacaacatcttaaaaacatctttagaaataaTTTCAGTATGGAAAACCATTACAATACtgtagcaggtatggggaacctgtggccctccagatgtcgctggattacagctcccatcatccctaaccactgactGTGGTGGCTAAAAGCTGatgctcaacaacatctggaggaccatgggtTCCCCGCCCTGGTCTAtagcaatggttcccaacctttctgagtacgggaccccctcaaccagaactgtcactagaagctaaaatgatgaaactgaggttatcatactttgga is from Rhineura floridana isolate rRhiFlo1 chromosome 3, rRhiFlo1.hap2, whole genome shotgun sequence and encodes:
- the LOC133381106 gene encoding zinc finger protein 436-like: MSRLLPFHHATPAAFGCYNNCERRSQPALQRLEKGVQDAQLEIKMEEEEEDATVLGSAERSEAGERACCEVQVGTICKFLTGADPQEDQQEPISGLLGRCWPPQWQEFTMPVKSHHPRWRHSPVAAHPQGGNAESIKAPFKRLSDASQQPGREKVAHTLPGGLSRESQEVYCNSDLSGKVKGETVARDTGNVRRQLEGFGVFGYRDAEDQQKVRELLAEATVKIQPYMEGEGDASLQAGDEKVRENEENLQVERPEHVGFNGEWNMDQFPEIPVTRQENDPGEIDKDCARGICKSLDHLNYQKVDLEDKSYKCSFCGESFKQRSYLVRHERTHTGEKPYKCSVCSKSFSQRSHIITHERTHTGEKPYRCSDCGKSFNRRANLMAHERTHTGEKPYACLDCGKCFSQSSWLMAHKIIHTGEKPYKCLDCGKCFNHRSSLIKHERSHSEEKPYTCSDCGKSFNESSKLIKHQRIHTGEKPYKCPQCGKSFCFRSSLSQHERTHTGEKPYECCDCGKSFRQKSHLIRHERMHTGEKPYNCPDCRKSFSRSSALIEHKRIHTGEKPYKCLHCGKSFNQRSYSIIHERSHTGEKPYKCLDCGKSFNQRSHLVIHERTHAGEK